The sequence below is a genomic window from Oreochromis aureus strain Israel breed Guangdong linkage group 12, ZZ_aureus, whole genome shotgun sequence.
CAAAAGAGTTGTGGCTAATTGGAGTTTTAACGCATTAACACACTCTGTGTGGTGGTTAACAGATTCATCATACATGCAAAAGAACTCCAGTTCAAGACCCATTGGACACACAAACCCACCCTCAGGTAGACACGAGCTGGTGTGATTCTAATACCAGTCCCAAGCCCAGATGGCAGGGCTGTTTCAGGAAAGGGTTGTGACataaaatctgtgccaaatcaaacatgtggatccATTTCCTGTGGTGCTCTGTTAGGGAAACAAGAGAGCAGCCAAAAGTAACTAACTGAGCAGCTTTGCaggattcacagttcaaactgaTCTTTATTCCTTGCCCCGTGTTTATCCCCTGTCTAAACAAGCCATTTTAGCATCTCTACCTTATAGACAGCTTTGTTTTCCTCACTGGCTTCCCCTCTCAATGAGAAGGTTTGAGATGCATTAGCCTCCCAGCGCAACCAAGCAGCTTAGTTATCTGAAAATATAAATTCTATGACTACAAATTATCACaaacaatttaaataaaaaacaaacctgcTGCTAATAGTCCAATAAAGTAATTTGAACAAAGCTCTGTCAACTTGCTTAATCTCTAAGATGTGGATCCAGCACACCAAAGGTCACTCACACCAAAGTTCCTCTAAAAGGATCATTGATAGTGTCTCTGGTTATATTGTAACTGCCATGGAACTCTGCCAGCCATGGTTATAGAATAATCACTGCTGGTTGGAGAAGTTTATATTAGCTTTCATTTCCAAGTATGGCAGAATGGGTAGATGACATAAACAAACCTACATACTAACCTGACCTCAAATCAGTCTCATAGGGTGTTAATGCAGTCTAATAACTATATTTTGTACACAGATCAGTCTCTAACTTCCACTTAGAGACAAACTTCCTCCTTCCTGAATGTCTAAAATCACCTCACGTGCAAATATACAGTTTCAATTCCTGTTAAAGACTCCGTAATTCCCACATAATTTTGGATATTCACAAACAGTAACATACACATGTTGGCAGTTTTGAGGAATGTGATGATATGAAAAATTCAGAGACAACTGACTATTGTTGCTCGATTGACTAAACTCCTAACCCCGCAGAGCAAATTTGATTTAGGGGCACACTGCTCCTTTGTGCACACTGGAGACACACTTTGCTTTCTAGGTGGACTATGATTTGGTGTTTCACAGTTTTGGCATGTAGGACTGCTAAAGTAAAATAAtgagtagtagtagtagtaataataatatatatagatagttCATATGTATCTGGTGAATAAAAGCTTCACTTTTGACTGATTTGGTTGCCTAAAATTTCTCTTAAGATGACCAGTTTATGTGGGACAgcactgcatttttattttcccaGTGCATGTGGAGGGAAAGCTtttattaaaatcaaattaagGTTAGCCTGTCTAATGCTATGCCAATCAGGGGAAGTTACCAAAAAGTCACAAGCTTTGCAAATTATGGTGAATATGATGGAAACTATGACACATAAAAGGATGCAGCAGTATGTAGTAATGataaaatatgtgtgtgtcatATTCGGCTAAAACTTGCTACAATTGTTGGATATAGCTCAAAAAAAGGTATGCCAAGCAATGGATGTATCCCTGCTGAAACCCAAAGACTGGCACCAGAGATAGACTATTGCATGAGACCAAACTTCAGCTTCctattattcttattatattTCCTTTACAATAGTGATGGAAAAGTTGCATTCAAATAATATATACTTGTCTACCGCCCAGCATTGTTGACATGTCCAACTTTGTCCCAGACAAACACTGGATTTGTCCTACATTTAGTTTGTTGAGATCTGGTCACCCTAATCTCTCTTGTCACACTGACATCAACAATAGTGCTTATTGGAAGCATCTCCATTCACTCTTTGTCACATGTCTCACTATATCTTGCCAGGCAGTGATGCTGTTGGAGGAACAAGCGACTCAGAGCACAATGTGAAATGGCAACTTTTTAAGAGCGGTcagtgaaaaaaatatgttatgtAAGTTAAAAAATTCAGGAGAATTTATTTATGTGgataagaaaaaaaccccaagaataaacaaactaagaaaaaaaaactacagagaATGAAGGAATAATGAGAGCCAAAGTTGTGATAAACTTTGGTTTTTGATGTAGTAACCAAAAGACAACAAAGTTCTTAACtgcaaaaaatgtactttttgtcCAATGTTGTTCCTGTTTAAGgagagacaaacagagaagTGTGAAAGAGAAACACGGCCACCcaggagaggaagagaaaaatgCAGCTTATCAACAATGGACTTGCAGTGGTGTGTCAGGAAAGACATCTATGAATGAGAAATGGTATGCGGTGGTTTGTATTCACgtatgcactttttttttttaacttccccATCAGTACAAAATCTAACTCACTTCCAGAAATGGTGGTACActgtataaaatgtaattaaaaaacataatgcaATGATTTTCAAGTATCATAAACCCATAGTTTATTTGCAATGAAACCTagaaaaaaagtttaaactgagaaaatgtactattttaaaggaaaaataaggacactttgaatttgatggcagcaacatctCTCAAAAAAGTTGCGACAGGGCTGTGTTTACCCCTCATAGCATcacctcttcttttaacaacagtccAGAAATGTCTGGAAACTGAGAagagcagctgctggacttttggGAGAGGAAAGCTGTCCCACTCCTGTGTGACACaggattctagctgctcaacagtcctgggttctttgtcatatttttgtttCATGGTGCATCACATGTTGTCAACTGATGTCTGCAGGCAGACCAGTTTAGCCTGTTAAGCCTGCCTACAGTTCTACAGTGAAGCCCTGCTGCTAGAGTATGCAGTTTAGCATTGTCCTGCTAAAAGATGCAAATAAAACGACATCATCTGGATGGGTCCATATATTGCTCTAAACCTATACATAGTTTTCAGCATCGATTGTGCCCTCTAAATATGCAGGCTGGGACTAATGAACACTAAAACCATCCAGTGTGACCAGATCCCAACAGACTGATTATGGGGAAAACACTAATTGTGTGGGACAGCGCTGAGAGGTGTTTATATCTAACttaacaataaaaactgcaTATCTTATTGAGTTGTTCTTTAGTATGTACAAGCCACATAAATAGGAATATCTGGTCACTCTgataccatcagagatgcaggtTTTTGGATAGTTGATAAGTTGGATGGTGACTCTTTGCTTCAGTTTAGATGTGGCGTCTATGTTTTCCaaaatgaattttattttttatccacCTGACCAGTTTTCCAGtttgcctcagtccattttaaatagGTTTTGCCCCAGAAAAGATGGTGGTGTTTCTGGATGTTCAAATATGGCTACTTCTTTGTACAGAAGATCTTTAACttgcatttgtggatggcatggagaactgtgttcacagacattGAGTTCTTGAAGGATTCCTGAGCCcgtgcagtgatttccatgacagaatcatgGCTGTTTTTAAAGCAGTGCTGTCTGAGCACCTGAAGGTCACAGACAACACTGATTTTTGACCTTGTTCATTGCCTACATAGATTTCTCGATATTCCCAGAACCCTTTGATGATATTAAATGATGTAATTGTAAGTGATGAGATAGTAAAAGTCTTcactctgcctctctaagatgcACTTTTTTTAATACCCAGTAATACTGGGTATCACTAGGTAGTACTGACCTGCTACCGTTTAACCTAATTAGTTGCGAAATGGTCCTTCCACGATACCACTTACTTTTTCAGCCTTGTTTCCCAATTTTTTTCAGATGTGTTTGTCATCAAATTCAAAGCAaatttttcatgaaatagtaaaatgtgtttgtttaaagatttttgtatttggtttatGAGAcatgcaaatcattgcattctgttttaatTTACACCATAAACAGAGATCATGTCATTTCTACTAATTCTTTTGTACTCCAGGTCAACAATGCCAACAGTTAAGATCTACTGGTAAACCACCTCTTAGCCTCGTTAGCAGCAGTATTTAAGATTTTATGGCCACCTGCTGGACATGAACAGAAACGTATGTAGATTTCCCACTTTTCATTTGTCCCACTGACACAGCTTGTTATGAAAAAGCATAACTAGAAGGCACTGCCTTTTGTGAGGAGCTTTCATTTCAAAGAATAACTCAatacacaatgaaacattttgttgttgcaGCTCCTTTAAGTAGTCATTCATTcagatttaaaaactgcataaatATGCATTGAGCTGTGGAATCGAGTATTGATTTAAGCCAGGCAAGACATAAATATTCTCTTCAATCTCTAAACATAAGACAGTACTCAGGGATCTGATTCATGACAGCGTcactgaatttatttattaagcattTTTCCCCAGTTGAGAAACTGGGCTTACATTTCCCTCCAAGTTCTGAAACCAGCAGAGAAAAGCATTTAAGTCGATCTATACTCATTTATCAGCCCCTTTTAATATGATGCTCCTATGAAGAACTACTTACAGTAAACAGCATTCATGAATTTGTTATGTGCAGTATCACCCTCTCCATTTTGATATATTTAAATAGATTTATTCAAaacatgtttgcttttgttCTCGTCACACTGAAAACTGCTCAGAGGGCACCAACTTGAACTCCAAactgaccaaacaatcagaagaGTTTTACACCACCGCAGGgttgtaaaattttatttggaCAAATCTGTACATGGAGGTTTTGGCCTTCAGTGTGTTCACATATATACGCAGAATGGGGACACAGACAGTTAGCTCACTGAAGATCAATCGCAGTGCTATTACTCAAAACTGGAGAGGAAGTTCAGTACAATCTGCTTCAGTTTAGCATCTGATGCTTCTGAGATCTTGCCGTCAGCcctgaaacaaaaaacagatgagGTCAGAGTGAGCCTTTAAAAACCCAAATTGTTGAAACatacagatttgtttttcttcttactTGATGTTGGAAAGCAGGTCCTGGTGCTGGCTCAAAATGTGCTGCAAGAAAGCCTTCTCGAATTTTGTGATCTTGCTGGGCTCCATCTTGTCCAGGTGACCCCTGACACCAGCATAGATGACTGCTACCTGCTCCTCAATGGCCATGGGAGCTGGAAGAACCATTAAAGACAGTTAGTAGCACTGTAAAATACCCTGAGGATTTCtagggaaataaaaataatagtaaCTCACAGTACTGGCCCTGCTTCAGCAGTTCAGTGAGTCTGACACCCCTGTTAAGGAGCTGCTGGGTGGCGGCATCCAAGTCAGAGCCGAACTGGGCGAAGGCAGCCACCTCACGGTACTGAGCCAACTCCAGCTTCATGGTACCAGCAACCTGTAAGGTAGGAAAATATGAAATGAGAGAGCATCTAAGGTTTTAGCCTCCTGCTGAATTATATGCAATTCTTTAGCCttgaatacatttaaaaaggagGTCAGCCAGATCTTACCTGCTTCATGGCTCTAGTCTGGGCAGCAGAGCCTACTCTGGACACAGACAGACCCACATTGATAGCTGGGCGGATACCCTTGTAGAACAGCTCAGTCTCCAAGAAGATCTAAAGGGGGGGGACATGGAGAAGTCAGAGGTGCAATACGAAACATGAACAGATACACGTCAGCTCCAAACAGTTTTCAAACAAACCTGTCCGTCTGTGATGGAAATGACATTGGTGGGGATGTAGGCGGACACGTCACCGGCCTGAGTCTCAATGACTGGCAGGGCAGTGAGGGAGCCACCACCGAAGTTGTCGTTCATCTTGGCAGCTCTCTCCAGCAGACGGGAGTGCAGGTAGAACACGTCACCTGGGTAGGCCTCACGACCAGGGGGACGGCGCAGCAACAGGGACATCTGACGGTAGGCAACAGCCTGTGGGAGAAAGAAAATCGTTCGATTTGAGAATAATAGTGACATTTGCCGATAGAAGTCTGCACAACATGCTAAACTTTAGTGATGAATATCATTTGAGATTCATCTGCAAATCCTCACCTGTTTGGACAGATCATCATAGATGATCAGGGCATGCTTGCCGTTGTCTCTGAAGTACTCTCCCATGGAGCAGCCAGAGTATGGAGCCAGGTACTGCAGCGGAGCAGCATCAGAGGCAGTGGCAGAGACCACGATGGTGTACTTCATGGCATCGGCATCAGTCAGCCTCTTCACCAGCTGAGCCACAGTAGACCTCTTCTGTCCAATGGCAACATAGATGCAGtacagcttcttcttctcatCAGTTCCCTCATTGAAGCGTTTCTGGTTGATGATTGTGTCGATGGCAATGGCAGTTTTGCTGGAATGTGGAATATTGaactttaaaaatattccaCTCATCTACAGCTCTCCTATCAAGACCAAACCACTCTTAAAACCCATCTCTGAATTTTGATAATTACCCAGTCTGTCTGTCACCAATGATCAGCTCACGCTGGCCTCTGCCAATGGGCACCAGACTGTCCACAGCCTTGATTCCAGTCTGCATGGGCTCCCTCACAGAGATACGGGGGATGATACCTGGGGCCTTCAGACCCACACGCCTACGGACCTTGGAGCCCAGAGGACCCTGAGAATGAGAGAGAAAGTCAATTTAAGGCAAACATAAACATCAAAAATGGTTGCAAGTATCATAATGGTgggaaataaaaatatagaaataagtCATGTTGCGATGACTGCCATTTAATTACTGAACTAGTCATCAATAggcagaacaaaacaaaaacacccca
It includes:
- the LOC116310511 gene encoding ATP synthase subunit alpha, mitochondrial-like, with product MLSVRVAAALARTLPRRAGFVSKTIPAACVGVNHLHTHRPWLQKTGTAEVSSILEEKILGADTSSDLEETGRVLSIGDGIARVYGLRNVQAEEMVEFSSGLKGMSLNLEPDNVGVVVFGNDKLIKEGDIVKRTGAIVDVPVGEELLGRVVDALGNAIDGKGPLGSKVRRRVGLKAPGIIPRISVREPMQTGIKAVDSLVPIGRGQRELIIGDRQTGKTAIAIDTIINQKRFNEGTDEKKKLYCIYVAIGQKRSTVAQLVKRLTDADAMKYTIVVSATASDAAPLQYLAPYSGCSMGEYFRDNGKHALIIYDDLSKQAVAYRQMSLLLRRPPGREAYPGDVFYLHSRLLERAAKMNDNFGGGSLTALPVIETQAGDVSAYIPTNVISITDGQIFLETELFYKGIRPAINVGLSVSRVGSAAQTRAMKQVAGTMKLELAQYREVAAFAQFGSDLDAATQQLLNRGVRLTELLKQGQYSPMAIEEQVAVIYAGVRGHLDKMEPSKITKFEKAFLQHILSQHQDLLSNIKADGKISEASDAKLKQIVLNFLSSFE